A section of the Centropristis striata isolate RG_2023a ecotype Rhode Island chromosome 7, C.striata_1.0, whole genome shotgun sequence genome encodes:
- the ranbp1 gene encoding ran-specific GTPase-activating protein isoform X2: MADPKDQEEPDTTVDNAEDSNHDPQFEPIVSLPEQDVKTLEEDEEELFKMRAKLYRFANENDPPEWKERGTGDVKLLKHREKGTIRLLMRRDRTLKICANHHIMPAMELKPNAGSDRAWVWNTLADYADESPKPELLAIRFLNAENAQKFKGKFDECKEEVRKTLEGTDNADKMAEKLEELSVKDKASEENKKEVQKETEKKEDEKKEVKAEEKN; encoded by the exons ATGGCAGACCCGAAG GACCAGGAAGAACCTGACACCACTGTAGATAATGCAGAGGACTCTAATCATGATCCCCAATTTGAGCCCATCGTGTCCCTTCCTGAGCAGGATGTGAAAACATTAGAAGAGGATGAGGAAGAACTCTTTAAAAT GCGGGCTAAACTATATCGTTTTGCCAATGAGAACGACCCACCAGagtggaaggagagaggaacCGGTGACGTCAAGCtgctgaaacacagagagaagggCACAATCCGCCTCCTGATGAGGAGAGACCGAACCTTGAAAATTTGTGCCAATCATCACA TTATGCCTGCCATGGAGCTGAAGCCCAACGCTGGCAGTGACAGGGCATGGGTGTGGAACACACTAGCAGATTATGCTGACGAAAGCCCTAAACCTGAACTCCTAGCAATACGCTTTTTAAATGCAGAAA ATGCTCAGAAGTTCAAGGGGAAGTTTGACGAGTGCAAGGAGGAGGTCAGAAAAACTCTAGAGGGAACAG ATAACGCAGACAAAATGGCAGAGAAGCTGGAGGAACTCTCCGTCAAAGACAAGGCATCtgaagaaaataagaaagagGTCCAAAAGGAGACCGAGAAGAAAGAAGATGAGAAAAAGGAGGTGAAGGCTGAGGAGAAGAATTGA
- the ranbp1 gene encoding ran-specific GTPase-activating protein isoform X3 → MADPKEEPDTTVDNAEDSNHDPQFEPIVSLPEQDVKTLEEDEEELFKMRAKLYRFANENDPPEWKERGTGDVKLLKHREKGTIRLLMRRDRTLKICANHHIMPAMELKPNAGSDRAWVWNTLADYADESPKPELLAIRFLNAENAQKFKGKFDECKEEVRKTLEGTDNADKMAEKLEELSVKDKASEENKKEVQKETEKKEDEKKEVKAEEKN, encoded by the exons ATGGCAGACCCGAAG GAAGAACCTGACACCACTGTAGATAATGCAGAGGACTCTAATCATGATCCCCAATTTGAGCCCATCGTGTCCCTTCCTGAGCAGGATGTGAAAACATTAGAAGAGGATGAGGAAGAACTCTTTAAAAT GCGGGCTAAACTATATCGTTTTGCCAATGAGAACGACCCACCAGagtggaaggagagaggaacCGGTGACGTCAAGCtgctgaaacacagagagaagggCACAATCCGCCTCCTGATGAGGAGAGACCGAACCTTGAAAATTTGTGCCAATCATCACA TTATGCCTGCCATGGAGCTGAAGCCCAACGCTGGCAGTGACAGGGCATGGGTGTGGAACACACTAGCAGATTATGCTGACGAAAGCCCTAAACCTGAACTCCTAGCAATACGCTTTTTAAATGCAGAAA ATGCTCAGAAGTTCAAGGGGAAGTTTGACGAGTGCAAGGAGGAGGTCAGAAAAACTCTAGAGGGAACAG ATAACGCAGACAAAATGGCAGAGAAGCTGGAGGAACTCTCCGTCAAAGACAAGGCATCtgaagaaaataagaaagagGTCCAAAAGGAGACCGAGAAGAAAGAAGATGAGAAAAAGGAGGTGAAGGCTGAGGAGAAGAATTGA
- the ranbp1 gene encoding ran-specific GTPase-activating protein isoform X4, protein MRAKLYRFANENDPPEWKERGTGDVKLLKHREKGTIRLLMRRDRTLKICANHHIMPAMELKPNAGSDRAWVWNTLADYADESPKPELLAIRFLNAENAQKFKGKFDECKEEVRKTLEGTDNADKMAEKLEELSVKDKASEENKKEVQKETEKKEDEKKEVKAEEKN, encoded by the exons AT GCGGGCTAAACTATATCGTTTTGCCAATGAGAACGACCCACCAGagtggaaggagagaggaacCGGTGACGTCAAGCtgctgaaacacagagagaagggCACAATCCGCCTCCTGATGAGGAGAGACCGAACCTTGAAAATTTGTGCCAATCATCACA TTATGCCTGCCATGGAGCTGAAGCCCAACGCTGGCAGTGACAGGGCATGGGTGTGGAACACACTAGCAGATTATGCTGACGAAAGCCCTAAACCTGAACTCCTAGCAATACGCTTTTTAAATGCAGAAA ATGCTCAGAAGTTCAAGGGGAAGTTTGACGAGTGCAAGGAGGAGGTCAGAAAAACTCTAGAGGGAACAG ATAACGCAGACAAAATGGCAGAGAAGCTGGAGGAACTCTCCGTCAAAGACAAGGCATCtgaagaaaataagaaagagGTCCAAAAGGAGACCGAGAAGAAAGAAGATGAGAAAAAGGAGGTGAAGGCTGAGGAGAAGAATTGA
- the ranbp1 gene encoding ran-specific GTPase-activating protein isoform X1 — MACWSIVRSHFVPDQEEPDTTVDNAEDSNHDPQFEPIVSLPEQDVKTLEEDEEELFKMRAKLYRFANENDPPEWKERGTGDVKLLKHREKGTIRLLMRRDRTLKICANHHIMPAMELKPNAGSDRAWVWNTLADYADESPKPELLAIRFLNAENAQKFKGKFDECKEEVRKTLEGTDNADKMAEKLEELSVKDKASEENKKEVQKETEKKEDEKKEVKAEEKN; from the exons ATGGCCTGTTGGTCGATTGTCAGAAGTCACTTTGTTCCA GACCAGGAAGAACCTGACACCACTGTAGATAATGCAGAGGACTCTAATCATGATCCCCAATTTGAGCCCATCGTGTCCCTTCCTGAGCAGGATGTGAAAACATTAGAAGAGGATGAGGAAGAACTCTTTAAAAT GCGGGCTAAACTATATCGTTTTGCCAATGAGAACGACCCACCAGagtggaaggagagaggaacCGGTGACGTCAAGCtgctgaaacacagagagaagggCACAATCCGCCTCCTGATGAGGAGAGACCGAACCTTGAAAATTTGTGCCAATCATCACA TTATGCCTGCCATGGAGCTGAAGCCCAACGCTGGCAGTGACAGGGCATGGGTGTGGAACACACTAGCAGATTATGCTGACGAAAGCCCTAAACCTGAACTCCTAGCAATACGCTTTTTAAATGCAGAAA ATGCTCAGAAGTTCAAGGGGAAGTTTGACGAGTGCAAGGAGGAGGTCAGAAAAACTCTAGAGGGAACAG ATAACGCAGACAAAATGGCAGAGAAGCTGGAGGAACTCTCCGTCAAAGACAAGGCATCtgaagaaaataagaaagagGTCCAAAAGGAGACCGAGAAGAAAGAAGATGAGAAAAAGGAGGTGAAGGCTGAGGAGAAGAATTGA
- the LOC131975125 gene encoding E3 ubiquitin-protein ligase TRIM39-like, protein MSAVVSCLLTEDQFLCSICLDVFTDPVTIPCGHNFCKSCITEHWDINVHYQCPNCKKDFKARPELQVNTFISEMASQFRQSAQQSVSSNSSEQQVSKPVEVPCDVSSKNKEAALCILFVCLVCVIKVCMVIDFEGKKGEFGKTEAEIQKRRLKIEEIKLSVELSQKDADRETADGVQVFTALKESVERSQAELIYTIKEKQRKTEKQAEGFIKELEQEISELKKRSIEVQQLLQSEDHLLIFQSFTSLNAAPPTKDWTGVNVCATSYEGTVGRAVNQVEETLSKQMKKLLPDKELKRVQQYAVDLKLDSDTANPWLILSDDGKQVSCGDVRKNLPEITKRFGNYPGVLAKQSFSSGRFYYEVQVKGKTDWTLGVARESINRKGFISLTPQNGYWTICLINENVYEALAGPSVRLSLKSRPEKVGVFVDYEEGLVSFYDVDAAALIYTFTGCSFTEKLYPHFSPFINYGDKNSAPLIISPVSHTK, encoded by the coding sequence ATGTCTGCTGTTGTTAGCTGTCTGCTGACTGAAGATCagtttctgtgctccatctgtctggatgtgTTCACTGATCCAGTCACCATACCATGTGGACACAACTTCTGCAAAAGCTGCATCACTGAACACTGGGATATTAATGTCCACTATCAGTGTCCCAACTGTAAAAAGGATTTCAAAGCAAGACCTGAGCTGCAGGTGAATACTTTCATCTCTGAGATGGCTTCTCAGTTCAGACAGTCAGCTCAACAGAGCGTCAGCAGCAACAGCTCAGAGCAACAAGTTTCTAAACCAGTAGAAGTTCCCTGTGACGTCAGCTCAAAAAACAAAGAGGCTGCCCTATGTATCCTCTTTGTGTGTCTGGTGTGTGTCATCAAGGTCTGTATGGTTATAGACTTTGAAGGAAAAAAGGGCGAATTCGGGAAGACTGAGGCTGAAATTCAGAAGAGACGACTGAAGATTGAGGAGATCAAACTCTCAGTGGAGCTCAGTCAGAaagatgcagacagagagacagcagatggtgttcaggtcttcactgctctgaaggAGTCTGTTGAGAGAAGCCAGGCTGAGCTCATCTACACGatcaaagagaagcagagaaagacagagaaacaggctgaagGCTTCATCAAAGAGCTGGAACAGGAAATCTCTGAGCTGAAGAAGAGAAGCATTGAGGTGCAGCAGCTCCTACAGTCTGAAGACCACCTCCTTATCTTCCAAAGCTTCACCTCCCTGAATGCTGCTCCACCCACCAAAGACTGGACAGGAGTCAACGTCTGTGCAACTTCATATGAGGGGACAGTGGGGCGAGCTGTGAATCAGGTGGAGGAGACGCTCAGTAAACAGATGAAGAAGCTGCTCCCTGATAAAGAGCTGAAGAGGGTCCAGCAGTATGCAGTGGATCTGAAACTGGATTCTGATACAGCAAATCCCTGGCTCATTCTGTCTGATGATGGAAAACAAGTCAGCTGTGGTGATGTAAGGAAGAATCTCCCAGAAATTACAAAGAGATTTGGAAATTATCCCGGTGTCTTAGCAAAGCAGAGTTTCTCTTCAGGAAGATTTTACTACGAGGTTCAGGTTAAAGGGAAGACTGACTGGACTTTAGGAGTGGCCAGAGAGTCGATCAACAGGAAGGGATTCATCTCACTGACTCCTCAGAATGGTTACTGGACAATAtgtttgataaatgaaaatgtgtatGAAGCTCTTGCTGGCCCTTCAGTCCGTCTCTCTCTGAAGTCTCGGCCTGAGAAGGTGGGGGTGTTTGTGGATTATGAGGAGGGTCTGGTCTCCTTTTATGATGTTGATGCTGCAGCTCTTATCTACACCTTTACTGGCTGCTCCTTCACTGAGAAACTCTACCCACACTTCAGTCCATTTATTAACTATGGTGATAAAAACTCTGCCCCTCTGATCATCTCTCCTGTCAGTCATACTAAGTAG
- the LOC131974460 gene encoding Fanconi anemia core complex-associated protein 24-like: MSNAPENNSYKRKLVRYRNSNSSFQQLVLVENRLSEQYFSALQKFVVFDLGLTLLLVSWQTEASQLITQIVHGGGKENPFKRRSSSRLLDPLVLALVQHVSGVSRVKAVTLLKQFCNAAPAELEPIVGQAAFQQIHSFFHKPTAAGT; this comes from the exons ATGTCTAATGCACCTGAAAACAACAGCTACAAGAGGAAACTTGTTCGCTACAGAAAT AGCAACAGTAGTTTCCAGCAGCTGGTGTTGGTGGAGAACAGACTCAGTGAGCAGTACTTTTCTGCTCTGCAGAAGTTTGTGGTGTTTGACCTCGGCCTGACTTTGCTGCTGGTCAGCTGGCAGACGGAGGCCTCGCAGCTCATCACTCAGATC GTTCACGGGGGCGGCAAAGAGAACCCCTTCAAGAGGAGGAGCTCATCTCGGCTGTTGGACCCGCTGGTCCTGGCTCTGGTGCAGCATGTCTCCGGAGTCAGTAGGGTCAAAGCTGTGACCCTGCTGAAGCAATTCTGCAACGCCGCCCCTGCAGAGCTGGAGCCCATTGTGGGTCAGGCTGCATTTCAGCAAATCCACAGCTTCTTCCACAAACCCACGGCTGCTGGAACATGA
- the LOC131974461 gene encoding E3 ubiquitin/ISG15 ligase TRIM25-like — protein sequence MSAAASCLLTEDQFLCSICLDVFTDPVTIPCGHNFCKTCITKHWDKNVQCQCPNCKKIFYTKPELQVNTFISNMAAQFRQSAQQNVSSSSSEQQVSEPVEVPCDVCTGTKLKALKSCLVCLASYCETHLQPHLTASRLKRHQLIDPVENLKGRMCPEHDKLLELFCKTDQMCVCMLCTVLDNKPHDVVRLKEEYEGKKAELGKTEAEIQQMIQKRRLMIEEIKLSVELSQKDADRETADGVQVFTALKESVERSQAELIYTIKEKQRKTEKQAEGFIKELEQEISELKKRSTEVQQLLQSEDHLHLLQSFTSLNAAPPTKDWTGVTVHPPSYEGTVGRAVIQVEEMLSKQMKKLIEAELKRVQKYAENVMLDPDIVHPIPTQPKDRQQASSCRCVSLKKALTLRFYFEVQVQKWSHWTLGVTRELTNIKEKNTLTPSNGYWTVSKKCEHGYSAAANPPVPLYLKSRPKKVGVFVDYKEGLVSFYDVDAAALIYFFSGCSFTEKLYPFFSPCRNNGIEIHIFRIPCTTQ from the coding sequence atgtctgctgctgccagctgtctgctgactgaagatcagtttctgtgctccatctgtctggatgtgTTCACTGATCCAGTCACCATACCATGTGGACACAACTTCTGCAAAACCTGCATCACTAAACACTGGGATAAAAATGTCCAGTGTCAGTGTCCCAACTGTAAAAAGATTTTCTACACAAAACCTGAGCTGCAGGTGAATACTTTCATCTCTAATATGGCTGCTCAGTTCAGACAGTCAGCTCAACAGAACGTCAGCAGTAGCAGCTCAGAGCAGCAAGTCTCTGAACCAGTAGAAGTTCCTTGTGACGTCTGCACTGGAACCAAACTGAAGGCCCTGAAGTCCTGCCTGGTCTGTCTGGCCTCCTACTGTGAGACTCACCTGCAGCCACATCTGACAGCGTCACGTCTCAAAAGACATCAGCTCATCGACCCTGTGGAGAACCTGAAAGGCAGGATGTGTCCCGAGCATGATAAATTGCTGGAGCTGTTCTGTAAGACCGACCAgatgtgtgtctgcatgctctGCACTGTTTTAGACAACAAGCCACATGATGTTGTTCGTCTGAAAGAAGAATATGAAGGAAAAAAGGCAGAGCTGGGGAAGACAGAGGCTGAAATTCAGCAGATGATTCAGAAGAGACGACTGATGATTGAGGAGATCAAACTCTCAGTGGAGCTCAGTCAGAaagatgcagacagagagacagcagatggtgttcaggtcttcactgctctgaaggAGTCTGTTGAGAGAAGCCAGGCCGAGCTCATCTACACGatcaaagagaagcagagaaagacagagaaacaggctgaagGCTTCATCAAAGAGCTGGAACAGGAAATCTCTGAGCTGAAGAAGAGAAGCACTGAGGTGCAGCAGCTCCTACAGTCTGaagaccacctccacctcctccaaagCTTCACCTCCCTGAATGCTGCTCCACCCACCAAAGACTGGACAGGAGTCACTGTCCATCCACCTTCATATGAGGGGACAGTGGGGCGAGCTGTGATTCAGGTGGAGGAGATGCTCAGTAAACAGATGAAGAAGCTGATTGAGGCTGAGCTGAAGAGGGTCCAGAAGTATGCAGAGAATGTGATGCTTGATCCTGATATAGTACATCCCATACCCACTCAGCCTAAAGACAGACAACAGGCAAGTAGCTGTAGATGTGTCTCATTAAAGAAGGCTTTAACTTTAAGATTTTACTTTGAGGTTCAGGTTCAAAAGTGGTCTCACTGGACTCTAGGGGTGACCAGAGAGTTGACCAACATAAAGGAGAAAAACACACTGACCCCCTCAAATGGTTACTGGACTGTATCTAAAAAGTGTGAACATGGGTACTCTGCTGCTGCTAACCCTCCAGTACCTCTCTACCTGAAGTCTCGGCCTAAGAAGGTGGGGGTGTTTGTGGATTATAAGGAGGGTCTGGTCTCCTTTTATGATGTTGATGCTGCAGCTCTGATCTACTTCTTTTCTGGCTGCTCCTTCACTGAGAAACTCTACCCATTCTTCAGTCCCTGTCGAAATAATGGAATCGAAATCCACATCTTCAGAATTCCTTGTACAACACAGTGA